In the Malassezia vespertilionis chromosome 3, complete sequence genome, one interval contains:
- the ssh4 gene encoding Protein ssh4 (EggNog:ENOG503NZ1J; COG:S; TransMembrane:1 (o24-49i)), with protein sequence MAPASFVVYFQGESDFDEPDFIDLLFPILLLIAVVALVAITPLLLCAAFHLRGGITLSDVEGPINVAHEEQRESTGALADAQAEWLEHADPSERAGYALAAQWCLQYPPLSPRDTDITMPQFLGIQEKGVSAWNFDPDYEVNQGAMVSGRTEIQFLGGSPGMSQSEGGACTMQSNLPLPKMKDVYYWEAKMFSKPATTTVAIGLATKPYPSFRFPGYCKHSVGYFSHHGLKCYNHPFHAQSYGPAYIQGDVIGVGFRPRTGAVFFTQNGRKLGDAFVGLHEFNLFPTIAADGPAEVHVNFGQAGFVLIEANVKRWGLAPMVGTLAPPPAYGHDIGSILIETGCKASEGQPCLPLDSVRAVASPSEPRVPPYALPQAMNWARSTPPPQHGIRMDTLHSPARSSIASPSTHEIVGMQPPPYSAAAHAPPDAESDSRAQEAMPVAVRTSPQPLAQSASRPWLSSLRHLAATWHHARDADDAAQETHTELLGVSVE encoded by the coding sequence caccgctgctgctctGCGCGGCATTCCACTTGCGCGGAGGCATTACTCTAAGTGATGTAGAAGGACCGATCAATGTCGCACACGAGGAGCAGCGTGAAAGCACgggcgcgcttgccgatgcacaggcAGAGTGGCTCGAACACGCTGATCCGAGCGAGCGCGCAGGGTATGCACTCGCAGCACAGTGGTGCCTGCAGTACCCCCCCTTGTCGCCACGCGATACTGATATTACCATGCCGCAATTTCTTGGCATCCAGGAAAAAGGCGTCAGCGCGTGGAATTTCGACCCCGACTACGAAGTGAATCAGGGTGCGATGGTTTCTGGCCGCACGGAGATCCAGTTTCTCGGCGGCAGCCCTGGCATGAGCCAGAGCGagggcggcgcttgcacgaTGCAAAGCAACCTGCCTCTTCCAAAAATGAAAGATGTGTACTACTGGGAAGCCAAGATGTTTTCCAAGCCTGCCACGACCACCGTTGCGATCGGCCTTGCAACCAAGCCGTATCCCTCTTTCCGCTTCCCGGGCTACTGCAAGCACTCTGTCGGCTACTTTTCACACCATGGACTGAAATGCTATAACCACCCGTTCCATGCCCAATCCTACGGACCAGCATACATACAGGGCGACGTGATTGGGGTTGGATTCCGTCCGCGCACGGGCGCCGTCTTTTTTACGCAGAATGggcgcaagctcggcgatgCGTTTGTCGGGCTGCACGAGTTTAATCTATTTCCCACCATTGCTGCCGATGGGCCCGCTGAAGTGCATGTAAACTTTGGCCAGGCTGGCTTTGTACTCATCGAGGCGAATGTTAAGCGGTGGGGACTTGCGCCCATGGTCGGCACACTtgcaccgccgcctgcgTACGGCCACGATATTGGCAGTATCCTCATCGAGACGGGGTGCAAAGCGAGCGAGGGGCAGCCATGCTTGCCATTGGACTCGGTCCGTGCCGTGGCATCTCCGAGCGAGCCGCGTGTGCCGCCGTATGCGCTGCCTCAAGCCATGAACTGGGCACGCTCCACGCCGCCCCCACAGCACGGGATACGGATGGACACGCTGCACTCGCCTGCACGCTCGTCGATTGCGTCACCATCTACACACGAGATCGTAGGCAtgcagccgccgccgtactcggccgcagcgcatgcgccgccggacGCCGAGTCCGacagccgcgcgcaggaaGCGATGCCTGTTGcggtgcgcacatcgcCGCAGCCCCTAGCGCAgtctgcgtcgcgcccgTGGCTCTCTTCTCTGCGCCACCTAGCGGCAACCTGGCatcacgcgcgcgatgcagacgatgcagcgcaagaaacaCACACCGAACTTCTTGGCGTTTCTGTGGAATAG